A section of the Flavobacterium ardleyense genome encodes:
- a CDS encoding SdpI family protein has protein sequence MNLESIFQNEITSITVLSGVIFILAGIILYFFPPKKINGLYGYRTAASMKSQENWDFAQIYAAQKAILSGIILSLVGILVGFVSMSENLQLVIGLSMLISSCIYLFVSTEKALKEKFYNN, from the coding sequence ATGAATCTAGAATCTATTTTTCAAAATGAAATTACCTCAATAACGGTATTAAGCGGAGTAATCTTTATTCTCGCAGGGATAATTCTTTACTTTTTCCCTCCCAAAAAAATTAATGGATTATACGGCTACCGCACCGCTGCCTCGATGAAATCTCAGGAAAATTGGGATTTTGCACAAATTTACGCCGCGCAGAAAGCAATACTATCTGGGATAATTTTAAGCTTAGTCGGAATTCTAGTAGGTTTTGTGAGTATGTCAGAAAATCTTCAATTGGTAATCGGATTATCTATGTTAATTTCATCTTGCATCTATTTATTTGTAAGCACCGAAAAGGCTTTAAAAGAAAAATTTTACAACAATTAA